One segment of Burkholderia multivorans ATCC BAA-247 DNA contains the following:
- a CDS encoding copper homeostasis protein CutC has product MNRPAAAAVLLEVIATTVADAKAAARAGADRLELVTAIGEGGLTPSIGLIEAVVAAVSIPVNVIVRPHSRAFVYDSDDLRVIERDVRAAVAAGANGVVFGALDARGDVDVDALARVAAAADGRDLTFHRAFDVARDLNAAFDTLLRVPAVTSVLTSGGHPSVLDATATIARMVRHAAGTTCTVLAGSGLTVDAVGEFVRTTGVHAVHFGSGVRPRGEVLAPVDERLVAKVRAVLDRAKQA; this is encoded by the coding sequence ATGAACCGACCCGCTGCTGCTGCCGTGCTCCTCGAAGTGATCGCCACGACCGTCGCCGATGCGAAGGCCGCCGCGCGCGCCGGCGCCGACCGGCTCGAACTCGTGACCGCGATCGGCGAAGGCGGACTCACGCCGAGCATCGGGCTGATCGAAGCGGTCGTCGCCGCGGTGTCGATTCCGGTGAACGTGATCGTGCGTCCGCACAGCCGCGCGTTCGTCTACGACTCGGACGATCTGCGCGTGATCGAGCGCGACGTGCGCGCGGCCGTCGCGGCCGGTGCCAACGGTGTCGTGTTCGGTGCGCTCGACGCGCGCGGCGACGTCGATGTCGATGCGCTCGCGCGCGTGGCGGCGGCAGCGGACGGGCGCGATCTGACGTTCCACCGCGCGTTCGACGTCGCGCGCGATCTGAATGCGGCGTTCGACACGCTGCTGCGCGTGCCGGCCGTCACGTCGGTGCTGACCTCGGGCGGCCATCCGTCGGTGCTCGATGCGACGGCGACGATCGCGCGCATGGTGCGGCACGCCGCGGGCACGACCTGCACGGTGCTCGCCGGATCGGGGCTGACCGTCGATGCGGTCGGAGAATTCGTGCGGACGACCGGCGTGCACGCCGTGCATTTCGGCTCCGGCGTGCGGCCGCGCGGCGAGGTGCTGGCGCCGGTCGACGAGCGGCTCGTTGCGAAAGTGCGGGCGGTACTGGATCGCGCGAAGCAGGCGTAA
- a CDS encoding sulfate ABC transporter substrate-binding protein: MASIKGIGRWLHTGAAAALVAAATVAHADTSILNVSYDVTRELYKDINASFAAAYKQKTGETVTIKQSHGASSAQALSVLQGLQADVVTMNQPNDIDLLAERGQLLPKDWRARFPDNSSPYSTTMVFLVRKGNPKAIKDWSDLAKPGVQVIIANPKTSGNGRYAYLAAWGYQKQKGATDQQALEFEKAIFRNVPVLDSGGRGATTTFTQRGIGDVLVTFENEVALMDTGASGAQFDAVYPSASILAEPPVAVVDKVVDKKGTRKVAQAYLDYLYTPEAQEIIAQHHLRPRDANVLKKHATEFKPLKTFSVEQIFGSWANAQKTHFADGGTFDRVIVDRK; the protein is encoded by the coding sequence ATGGCAAGCATCAAGGGGATCGGCCGCTGGCTGCATACGGGCGCGGCGGCGGCACTCGTCGCGGCGGCAACGGTCGCGCACGCGGACACGTCGATCCTGAACGTGTCGTACGACGTGACGCGCGAGCTCTACAAGGACATCAACGCGAGCTTCGCGGCCGCCTACAAGCAGAAGACCGGCGAGACCGTGACGATCAAGCAGTCGCACGGCGCGTCGAGCGCGCAGGCGCTGTCGGTGCTGCAAGGGCTGCAGGCCGACGTCGTCACGATGAACCAGCCGAACGACATCGACCTGCTCGCCGAGCGCGGCCAACTGCTGCCGAAAGACTGGCGCGCCCGCTTTCCGGACAACAGCTCGCCGTACTCGACGACGATGGTGTTCCTCGTGCGCAAGGGCAATCCGAAGGCGATCAAGGACTGGAGCGATCTCGCGAAGCCGGGCGTGCAGGTGATCATCGCGAACCCGAAGACTTCGGGCAACGGCCGCTACGCCTATCTCGCCGCATGGGGCTATCAGAAGCAGAAGGGCGCGACCGATCAGCAGGCGCTCGAGTTCGAGAAGGCGATCTTCCGCAACGTGCCGGTGCTCGACTCCGGCGGCCGCGGCGCGACGACGACGTTCACGCAGCGCGGCATCGGCGACGTGCTCGTCACGTTCGAGAACGAAGTCGCGCTGATGGACACCGGCGCGTCCGGTGCGCAGTTCGATGCCGTCTATCCGTCGGCGAGCATTCTCGCGGAGCCGCCGGTCGCCGTCGTCGACAAGGTCGTCGACAAGAAGGGCACGCGCAAGGTCGCGCAGGCGTATCTCGACTACCTGTACACGCCCGAGGCGCAGGAGATCATCGCGCAGCATCATCTGCGTCCGCGCGACGCGAACGTGCTGAAGAAGCATGCGACCGAGTTCAAGCCGCTGAAGACGTTCAGCGTCGAGCAGATTTTCGGTAGCTGGGCGAACGCGCAGAAGACGCACTTCGCGGACGGCGGCACGTTCGACCGCGTGATCGTCGACCGGAAGTAA
- the dapA gene encoding 4-hydroxy-tetrahydrodipicolinate synthase gives MHTSPRFEGIWLPIVTPFHRGDVDHRALARLARHYAAAGIAGFVAGATTGEGVLLDAREQDAVFATLRDAVPDRPIVVGLTASATHAAAARARELAALRPDGLLVTPPVYVRPTQDGIRRHVEAIVEAADLPVLVYNIPYRTGVNVELDTLQALARDARVAGIKECGGTLERMSRLVHETPLAVLSGDDNQNFAALCAGAHGTIASSAHVLPERHVRMHALLRDGRLADARHIAVALQPLVAALFAEPNPAPVKAVLAAQGWCDDGLRLPFVPASDALRARLRALCAELDAHAPASAMA, from the coding sequence ATGCACACATCACCCCGTTTTGAAGGTATCTGGCTGCCGATCGTCACGCCGTTTCACCGCGGCGACGTCGATCATCGCGCGCTCGCGCGCCTGGCGCGGCACTATGCGGCCGCCGGCATCGCAGGCTTCGTCGCCGGCGCGACGACCGGCGAAGGCGTGCTGCTCGATGCACGCGAGCAGGACGCCGTGTTCGCGACGCTGCGCGACGCGGTGCCGGACCGGCCGATCGTCGTCGGGCTGACCGCGAGCGCAACGCACGCCGCAGCCGCGCGCGCCCGCGAACTCGCGGCGCTGCGCCCGGACGGCCTGCTCGTCACGCCGCCCGTCTACGTGCGGCCGACGCAGGACGGCATTCGGCGCCACGTCGAAGCGATCGTCGAGGCGGCCGACCTGCCGGTGCTCGTCTACAACATCCCGTACCGCACCGGCGTGAACGTCGAACTCGACACGCTGCAGGCGCTCGCGCGCGATGCACGCGTGGCCGGCATCAAGGAATGCGGCGGCACGCTCGAGCGGATGAGCCGGCTCGTGCACGAGACGCCGCTCGCGGTGCTGTCCGGCGACGACAACCAGAACTTCGCCGCGCTCTGCGCCGGCGCGCACGGGACGATCGCGAGCAGCGCGCACGTGCTGCCCGAGCGGCATGTGCGGATGCACGCGCTGCTGCGCGACGGCCGTCTCGCCGACGCGCGGCATATCGCGGTCGCGTTGCAGCCGCTCGTCGCCGCGCTGTTCGCGGAGCCGAATCCGGCGCCGGTGAAGGCCGTGCTGGCCGCGCAAGGCTGGTGCGACGACGGCTTGCGTCTGCCGTTCGTGCCGGCCAGCGACGCGCTGCGCGCGCGGCTGCGCGCGCTGTGCGCGGAACTCGATGCACATGCGCCGGCGAGCGCGATGGCGTAG
- a CDS encoding histidine kinase: protein MSAILRSPSLSAALAAGARAAGLKLKKRLLD from the coding sequence ATGTCCGCCATCCTCCGCTCGCCGTCGCTTTCCGCCGCCCTCGCGGCCGGCGCGCGCGCGGCCGGGCTGAAACTGAAAAAACGACTCCTCGACTGA
- a CDS encoding indolepyruvate ferredoxin oxidoreductase family protein, whose amino-acid sequence MTARLPIDGTPALSDYRLTDNLTATRGRIFLTGTQALVRLLLMQRAADSAQGLNTAGFVSGYRGSPLGMVDQQLWKAKKLLDASGVRFLPAINEELGGTAVLGTQRVEADPERTVDGVYAMWYGKGPGVDRAGDALKHGNAYGSSPHGGVLVVAGDDHGCVSSSMPHQSDFAMIAWHMPIVNPSNIADMLEFGLYGWALSRYSGAWVGFKAISETVESGSTVDLDALQTQWPAPQGFTPPAGGLHNRWPDLPSLTIEARLAAKLDAVRHFARTNSIDKWIAPSARANVGIVTCGKAHLDLMEALRRLDLTVDDLDAAGVRIYKVGLSYPLELTRIDTFVDGLDEVLVIEEKGPVIEQQIKDHLYNRTEGVRPRVLGKHDAAGACLLSELGELRPSRILPVFAEWLARHKPALDRRERVVDLVAPQILSNEADAVKRTPYFCSGCPHNTSTKVPEGSIAQAGIGCHFMASWMDRDTTGLIQMGGEGVDWAAHAMFTNTKHVFQNLGDGTYFHSGILAIRQAVAAKANITYKILYNDAVAMTGGQPVDGSISVPQIARQVEAEGVSRFVVVSDEPQKYDGHHGLFPAGTTFHHRSELDAVQRELRETPGVTVLIYDQTCAAEKRRRRKKGEFPDPDKRLFINDAVCEGCGDCGVQSNCLSVEPLETPLGRKRRIDQSSCNKDYSCVNGFCPSFVTVEGAALKKAAGAAFDEAALAARVDALPVPATHLDAAPYDMLVTGVGGTGVVTVGALISMAAHLEGKSASVLDFMGFAQKGGSVLSFVRIASSDRWLNQVRIDTQQADVLLACDMVVGASAEALQTVRRERTRIVVNTHSIPNASFVQNPDANLHADALLAKMRHAAGDGFMSSCDAQALAAKFLGDTIGSNILMLGYAWQLGLVPVSLAAMMRAIELNNVAVPMNKLAFSVGRMAAGDAPGLDALWNARHAVAVHAAPQTLDELIADREARLHAYGGARYVERYRALVNAARAKGDDALTHAVATTFYRLLAVKDEYEVARLYADDAFRTSLEAQFEGVPGQDYRVKFNLAPPTVAKAGSDGSAPKKRVFGQWMWPVLGMLARVRSLRGTWLDPFGRTVERRMERALADDYETTLTRAFAAMTADNAARVVQLADLHARVRGFGHVKLRNLAGVKRAERELALQLGIDAATSAAVREALDELKGAGMLKGIPVVVAK is encoded by the coding sequence ATGACCGCCCGCCTGCCGATCGACGGCACGCCCGCCCTATCCGACTATCGTCTGACCGACAACCTGACCGCGACGCGCGGCCGGATCTTCCTGACCGGCACGCAGGCGCTGGTGCGCCTGCTGCTGATGCAGCGCGCGGCCGATAGCGCGCAGGGCCTGAACACGGCCGGCTTCGTCAGCGGCTATCGCGGCTCGCCGCTCGGCATGGTCGACCAGCAGCTGTGGAAGGCGAAGAAACTGCTCGACGCCAGCGGCGTGCGCTTCCTGCCCGCGATCAACGAGGAATTGGGCGGCACCGCGGTGCTCGGCACGCAGCGCGTCGAAGCGGACCCGGAGCGCACGGTCGACGGCGTCTATGCGATGTGGTACGGCAAGGGGCCAGGCGTCGATCGCGCGGGCGATGCGCTGAAGCACGGCAACGCGTACGGCTCGTCGCCGCACGGCGGCGTGCTCGTCGTGGCGGGAGACGATCACGGCTGCGTGTCGTCGTCGATGCCGCACCAGAGCGACTTCGCGATGATCGCTTGGCACATGCCGATCGTGAACCCGTCGAACATCGCCGATATGCTCGAATTCGGCCTGTACGGCTGGGCGCTGTCGCGCTACTCGGGCGCCTGGGTCGGCTTCAAGGCGATTTCGGAGACGGTCGAATCGGGTTCGACCGTCGATCTCGACGCGCTGCAGACGCAATGGCCCGCACCGCAAGGCTTCACGCCGCCCGCGGGCGGTCTGCACAACCGCTGGCCCGATCTGCCGAGCCTCACGATCGAAGCGCGTCTCGCCGCGAAGCTCGATGCCGTGCGTCACTTCGCGCGCACGAACAGCATCGACAAGTGGATCGCGCCGTCCGCGCGTGCGAACGTCGGCATCGTCACGTGCGGCAAGGCGCATCTGGATCTGATGGAGGCGCTGCGCCGTCTCGATCTGACGGTCGACGATCTCGACGCGGCCGGCGTGCGGATCTACAAGGTCGGCCTCTCGTATCCGCTCGAGCTGACGCGCATCGACACGTTCGTCGACGGGCTCGACGAAGTGCTCGTCATCGAGGAAAAGGGCCCGGTGATCGAGCAGCAGATCAAGGATCACCTCTACAACCGCACGGAAGGCGTGCGCCCGCGCGTGCTCGGCAAGCACGACGCGGCCGGTGCGTGCCTGCTGTCGGAACTCGGCGAACTGCGTCCGTCGCGCATCCTGCCCGTGTTCGCGGAATGGCTCGCGCGTCACAAGCCGGCGCTCGATCGCCGCGAGCGCGTCGTCGATCTGGTCGCGCCGCAGATCCTGTCGAACGAGGCGGACGCCGTGAAGCGCACGCCGTATTTCTGCTCGGGCTGCCCGCACAACACGTCGACAAAGGTGCCGGAAGGTTCGATCGCGCAGGCGGGGATCGGCTGTCACTTCATGGCGTCGTGGATGGACCGCGACACGACCGGTCTGATCCAGATGGGCGGCGAGGGCGTCGACTGGGCCGCGCATGCCATGTTCACGAACACGAAGCACGTGTTCCAGAACCTCGGCGACGGCACCTATTTCCATTCGGGCATCCTCGCGATTCGCCAGGCGGTTGCCGCGAAGGCGAACATCACCTACAAGATCCTCTACAACGACGCGGTCGCGATGACGGGCGGCCAGCCCGTCGACGGCAGCATCTCGGTGCCGCAGATCGCGCGGCAGGTCGAGGCCGAAGGCGTATCGCGCTTCGTCGTCGTGTCCGACGAGCCGCAGAAGTACGACGGCCATCACGGGCTGTTCCCGGCCGGCACGACGTTCCATCACCGCAGCGAACTCGACGCCGTGCAGCGCGAGCTGCGCGAGACGCCGGGCGTTACCGTGCTGATCTACGACCAGACCTGCGCGGCCGAGAAGCGCCGCCGCCGCAAGAAGGGCGAGTTCCCCGATCCGGACAAGCGGCTGTTCATCAACGACGCGGTCTGCGAAGGCTGCGGCGACTGCGGCGTGCAATCGAACTGCCTGTCGGTCGAGCCGCTGGAAACGCCGCTCGGCCGCAAGCGCCGCATCGATCAATCGTCGTGCAACAAGGACTACTCGTGCGTGAACGGCTTCTGCCCGAGCTTCGTGACGGTCGAAGGCGCGGCGCTGAAGAAGGCGGCCGGTGCGGCATTCGACGAAGCGGCGCTCGCCGCTCGCGTCGATGCGCTGCCGGTGCCGGCCACGCATCTCGATGCGGCGCCGTACGACATGCTGGTGACAGGCGTCGGCGGCACGGGCGTCGTGACGGTCGGCGCGCTGATCAGCATGGCCGCGCATCTCGAAGGCAAGAGCGCGTCGGTGCTCGACTTCATGGGCTTCGCGCAGAAGGGCGGCTCGGTGCTGTCGTTCGTGCGGATCGCATCGAGCGACCGCTGGCTGAACCAGGTGCGCATCGACACGCAGCAGGCCGACGTGCTGCTCGCCTGCGACATGGTCGTCGGCGCGAGCGCCGAGGCGCTGCAGACGGTACGTCGCGAGCGCACGCGGATCGTCGTCAACACGCACAGCATTCCGAACGCCTCGTTCGTGCAGAACCCTGACGCGAACCTGCACGCGGACGCGCTGCTCGCCAAGATGCGCCATGCGGCCGGCGACGGCTTCATGTCGAGCTGCGACGCGCAGGCGCTCGCGGCGAAGTTCCTCGGCGACACGATCGGCTCGAACATCCTGATGCTCGGCTACGCGTGGCAGCTCGGCCTCGTGCCGGTGTCGCTCGCCGCGATGATGCGCGCGATCGAGCTGAACAACGTCGCGGTGCCGATGAACAAGCTCGCGTTCTCGGTCGGCCGGATGGCGGCCGGCGATGCACCGGGCCTCGATGCGTTGTGGAACGCGCGCCATGCGGTGGCCGTGCATGCCGCGCCGCAGACGCTCGACGAATTGATCGCCGATCGCGAAGCGCGCCTGCACGCCTACGGCGGCGCGCGCTACGTCGAGCGCTACCGTGCGCTCGTGAATGCCGCGCGCGCGAAGGGCGACGATGCGCTGACGCACGCGGTCGCGACGACGTTCTATCGGCTGCTCGCGGTCAAGGACGAATACGAAGTCGCGCGACTGTATGCGGACGACGCGTTCCGCACATCGCTCGAAGCGCAGTTCGAAGGCGTGCCGGGGCAGGACTATCGCGTGAAGTTCAACCTCGCGCCGCCGACGGTCGCGAAGGCCGGCAGCGACGGCAGCGCGCCGAAAAAGCGCGTGTTCGGCCAGTGGATGTGGCCGGTGCTCGGGATGCTCGCGCGTGTGCGCAGTCTGCGCGGCACGTGGCTCGATCCGTTCGGCCGCACGGTCGAGCGCCGCATGGAGCGCGCGCTTGCCGACGACTACGAAACGACGCTCACGCGTGCATTCGCGGCGATGACGGCCGACAACGCGGCGCGCGTCGTGCAGCTCGCGGATCTGCATGCGCGCGTACGCGGCTTCGGCCACGTGAAGCTGCGCAATCTCGCCGGCGTGAAGCGCGCGGAACGCGAACTCGCGCTGCAGCTCGGTATCGACGCGGCGACGAGCGCGGCCGTGCGCGAGGCGCTCGACGAGCTGAAGGGCGCCGGGATGCTGAAGGGGATTCCGGTCGTCGTCGCGAAGTAA
- a CDS encoding glutathione S-transferase family protein has protein sequence MKLYYWPKTRAFRALWMLEEIGAVYELVPIDLRSHEQGSDAFVQVNPMAKLPALDDGSAPFAESGAVLLYLADRCPGAGLGIAPDDPERGRFLQWMFFTPTCLEPAMAEKFTGASGNPVAFGWGNITRVQRALAQTLAHSRWLVGDRFTAADLLLASTLKIAFDAHLLPHEGVLGDYVARAEDRDGYRRAVAVEQREAARLLHA, from the coding sequence ATGAAGCTCTACTACTGGCCGAAAACCCGGGCGTTCCGGGCGTTGTGGATGCTGGAGGAAATCGGCGCCGTCTACGAGCTGGTGCCGATCGACCTGCGCTCGCACGAACAGGGCAGCGACGCGTTCGTGCAGGTGAATCCGATGGCGAAACTGCCCGCGCTCGACGACGGCAGCGCGCCGTTCGCCGAATCGGGCGCGGTGCTGCTCTATCTTGCCGATCGCTGCCCGGGCGCGGGCCTCGGCATCGCGCCGGACGACCCGGAGCGCGGCCGCTTCCTGCAGTGGATGTTCTTCACGCCCACCTGTCTCGAGCCGGCCATGGCGGAAAAATTCACCGGCGCGTCGGGCAACCCGGTCGCGTTCGGCTGGGGCAACATCACGCGCGTGCAGCGCGCGCTCGCGCAGACGCTCGCGCATAGCCGATGGCTCGTCGGCGACCGCTTCACCGCCGCCGATCTGCTGCTCGCGAGCACGCTGAAGATCGCCTTCGACGCGCATCTGCTGCCGCACGAAGGTGTGCTCGGCGACTACGTCGCGCGCGCCGAGGACCGCGACGGATACCGTCGCGCGGTCGCGGTCGAGCAGCGCGAAGCGGCGCGGCTGCTGCACGCGTAA
- a CDS encoding sensor domain-containing phosphodiesterase, whose product MTTEQQERPVVASPYRFEREVSSGFERFATRHRELTLTTVFQPIFSLAHQRAVGYEALLRAHDTLDRAVSPLDVFGDAARHGELLQLDRLAQALHLENFALLGASREWLFLNVHPGVLTDPFQAAALLANLKRLGIPPRRIVLEVLEQRADDVERLADAVRACRAQGFLIALDDFGAGHANVERIWQLDPDIVKLDRILLSQAAHRTGPTAILHGLVALLHEAGKLVLVEGIETEHDAQVALACEADFVQGYYFGRPAPGLPDSAAATGCIGELTERFREQADARERRDAQRLAPYLRAFERAAERLAAGEPLDDVCWNFLALDDAARCFLLDARGRQAGRNIVLRADRAPRETRFSPLSEAQGANWLRRPYFRTAIAEPGRVQVTRPYLSINEAQPCVTLSIAIRIGDAQCVLCGDIDWTEG is encoded by the coding sequence ATGACGACCGAGCAACAGGAGCGACCGGTTGTCGCGTCGCCGTACCGTTTCGAGCGGGAAGTGAGTTCCGGCTTCGAGCGGTTCGCGACGCGGCACCGCGAGCTGACGCTCACCACCGTGTTCCAGCCGATCTTCAGCCTCGCGCATCAGCGGGCAGTCGGCTACGAAGCGCTTTTGCGCGCACACGACACGCTCGATCGCGCGGTGTCGCCGCTCGACGTGTTCGGCGATGCCGCGCGCCACGGCGAACTGCTGCAGCTCGACCGGCTCGCGCAGGCGCTGCATCTCGAGAATTTCGCGCTGCTCGGCGCGTCGCGCGAGTGGCTGTTTCTGAACGTGCACCCCGGCGTGCTCACCGACCCGTTCCAGGCGGCCGCGCTGCTCGCGAACCTGAAGCGGCTCGGTATTCCACCGCGCCGGATCGTGCTCGAAGTGCTCGAACAGCGCGCGGACGACGTCGAGCGGCTTGCCGACGCGGTGCGCGCATGCCGCGCGCAGGGCTTCCTGATCGCGCTCGACGATTTCGGCGCCGGGCACGCGAACGTCGAGCGGATCTGGCAACTCGATCCCGACATCGTGAAGCTCGACCGGATCCTGCTGTCGCAGGCCGCGCATCGCACGGGGCCGACCGCGATCCTGCACGGGCTCGTCGCGCTGCTGCACGAAGCGGGCAAGCTCGTGCTCGTCGAAGGGATCGAAACGGAGCACGACGCGCAGGTCGCGCTCGCATGCGAAGCCGATTTCGTGCAGGGCTACTACTTCGGCCGGCCGGCGCCCGGCCTGCCCGATAGTGCCGCTGCGACCGGCTGCATCGGCGAGCTGACCGAGCGCTTTCGCGAGCAGGCCGATGCGCGCGAGCGGCGCGACGCGCAGCGGCTCGCGCCTTATCTGCGCGCATTCGAGCGCGCAGCCGAACGCCTCGCGGCCGGCGAGCCGCTCGACGACGTGTGCTGGAACTTCCTCGCGCTCGACGATGCGGCGCGCTGCTTCCTGCTCGATGCGCGTGGCCGGCAGGCCGGCCGCAACATCGTGCTGCGCGCCGATCGCGCGCCGCGCGAGACGCGTTTTTCGCCGCTGTCCGAGGCGCAGGGCGCGAACTGGCTGAGGCGGCCGTATTTCCGCACGGCGATCGCGGAGCCGGGGCGCGTGCAGGTGACGCGGCCGTATCTGTCGATCAACGAGGCGCAGCCGTGCGTGACGCTGTCGATCGCGATCCGGATCGGCGATGCGCAGTGCGTGCTGTGCGGCGACATCGACTGGACAGAGGGCTGA
- a CDS encoding Na+/H+ antiporter, whose amino-acid sequence MEIVFTVLILLLTVALSGALTRVLPLRLPLPLMQIAFGAALAWPQLNLHVTFDPEIFMLLFIPPLLFADGWRIPKRELYLQRRAILMLAFGLVFMTVLAVGYFAHWLIPELPLPIAFALAAVLSPTDAVALSGIAGKGRIPPQLMHILEGEALMNDASGLVALKFAIAAALTGVFSLRDASLTFVVVAAGGLATGAAVSWLFSALSTRFLNAEQEGDPAPGIVMTLLVPFAAYLFAEHFDLSGVLAAVSAGMMMNYTSFSRKSTVASRVRAESTWAMIEFVFNGMVFIMLGLQLPHIIGRALVEAHHTSDALVGRMIFNVGAMMLSLYAIRFLWVWLLRWFASRRAARQGLAGTMAGVRTIAVMTVGGVRGAVTLAGVLSIPVALSSGAPLPGRDTAIFIASAVILGSLIVAVIGLPLLLRGVRTTRNPLAGEERAARAAAAQAAIRAIDASHDAISAELDESGAARCADISARVMDQYRRRLAALAEDGPTPRAEAKQAETMELQMRIAAVRAERSMLYRLRTESKISDETLTKLIREIDLSETALSTRKKGIV is encoded by the coding sequence ATGGAAATCGTCTTCACCGTCCTCATCCTGCTGCTTACCGTCGCGCTGTCCGGCGCGCTCACGCGCGTGTTGCCGTTGCGGCTGCCGCTGCCGTTGATGCAGATCGCCTTCGGCGCCGCGCTCGCGTGGCCGCAACTGAACCTCCATGTGACGTTCGACCCTGAAATCTTCATGCTGCTGTTCATCCCGCCGCTGCTGTTCGCAGACGGCTGGCGGATTCCGAAACGCGAGCTGTATCTGCAGCGGCGCGCGATCCTGATGCTCGCGTTCGGCCTCGTGTTCATGACGGTACTCGCCGTCGGCTACTTCGCGCATTGGCTGATTCCCGAGTTGCCGCTGCCGATCGCGTTCGCGCTCGCGGCCGTGCTCTCGCCGACCGATGCCGTCGCGCTGTCGGGCATCGCCGGAAAGGGCCGGATCCCGCCGCAACTGATGCACATCCTCGAAGGCGAGGCGCTGATGAACGACGCGTCGGGCCTCGTCGCGCTGAAGTTCGCGATCGCCGCCGCGCTCACCGGCGTGTTCTCGCTGCGCGACGCGTCGTTGACGTTCGTCGTCGTCGCGGCCGGCGGACTCGCGACGGGCGCGGCCGTGTCCTGGCTGTTCAGCGCGCTGTCGACGCGCTTCCTCAATGCCGAGCAGGAAGGCGATCCGGCGCCCGGCATCGTGATGACGCTGCTCGTGCCGTTCGCCGCGTACCTGTTCGCCGAGCACTTCGATCTGTCCGGCGTGCTCGCGGCCGTGTCGGCCGGGATGATGATGAATTACACGAGCTTCTCGCGCAAAAGCACGGTCGCGTCGCGCGTGCGCGCGGAAAGCACGTGGGCGATGATCGAGTTCGTGTTCAACGGCATGGTGTTCATCATGCTCGGGCTGCAGCTGCCGCACATCATCGGCCGCGCGCTCGTCGAGGCGCACCATACGAGCGACGCGCTGGTCGGCCGCATGATCTTCAACGTGGGCGCGATGATGCTCTCGCTGTATGCGATCCGCTTTCTGTGGGTATGGCTGCTGCGCTGGTTCGCGAGCCGCCGCGCAGCACGACAGGGCCTCGCGGGCACGATGGCCGGCGTGCGCACGATCGCGGTGATGACGGTCGGCGGCGTGCGCGGCGCGGTCACGCTCGCCGGCGTACTGTCGATTCCGGTCGCGCTGTCGAGCGGCGCGCCGCTGCCGGGGCGCGATACCGCGATCTTCATCGCGTCGGCCGTGATTCTCGGTTCGCTGATCGTCGCGGTGATCGGCCTGCCGCTGCTGCTGCGCGGCGTGCGCACGACGCGCAATCCGCTCGCCGGCGAGGAACGCGCGGCGCGCGCCGCGGCCGCTCAAGCCGCGATCCGCGCGATCGACGCGTCGCACGACGCGATCTCGGCCGAACTCGACGAATCGGGCGCCGCGCGCTGCGCGGACATCTCCGCGCGCGTGATGGATCAGTATCGGCGCCGGCTCGCCGCGCTCGCCGAGGACGGCCCGACGCCGCGCGCCGAAGCGAAGCAGGCGGAAACGATGGAGCTGCAGATGCGGATCGCCGCCGTGCGCGCGGAGCGCTCGATGCTGTATCGGCTGCGTACCGAAAGCAAGATCTCCGACGAGACGCTGACGAAGCTGATCCGCGAAATCGACCTGTCGGAAACCGCCCTGTCGACGCGCAAGAAAGGAATCGTCTGA